A window of the Thunnus albacares chromosome 15, fThuAlb1.1, whole genome shotgun sequence genome harbors these coding sequences:
- the LOC122997846 gene encoding uncharacterized protein LOC122997846, protein MPCFDFLDKVELFVRTGTFPVDASKSSKKVTRAASKRFIYKDGSLWRTYRGRLLRVVRSDEEVREILTRYHDNNNHAGRVRAVKEIMLMYYWVGVTEAVKTWIKACAVCQSRCPAEPPDPPVQFCLAYGCDSSSYVYPELSFHRFPKEAERRRRWLAVAQRDEGSLRINSCLCSRHFEPSCFTLTEEGQLTLTSDAVPTIIPVTAQDEVRVPSDEDFLHSNTLEDLLSSAAAAAAETTEPSEPPFDHSETPVELQEHQYCLPATDSDSRTIQTVKEDKRRKTVIEPSFAAYNQIARYLSHRILPMQSKKSRGALKRMAKRFGLIDGVLMYTRVSPPLRVPRSRDEVNSILQQFHDNQGHYGQGICQREISKHFYWSSMTRDLARWISSCHICLNRTKRKWLRCSVYNCTNCCGPVERGLGLTFHKFPLHNATLLAQWLKVVGRHNWHPRLRSSVCSTHFTEDCFDRSGDKVTIHPDAVPSLLVHSDSATQSRGPNQPAVVEEAYFAKYDAVELYLSKRKYPPGLSYVEKNTFRRFCKKFAIKDDKLHMMRGDRVRLVLRSRQQVETALMDYHNELNHLDVNKCLRLLNERYFWKTMRPDVVQWINSCSQCSRRKRKKPNDQTEAGGSEEALGSPQIHHYVDSERDDDDDDDDDDDDDKDENDGGDDDEGGGSDGDTERQPAMNSEDRVEKPLSPQPVTPINPEPRIPILLHLRTPINLQPRTPNNSFVTRIWSVNRVNPPQSEVQTQTNSSKVQPQIQSGIRVQVKPQPEEQKQPQEQEETSCSQIQPEGLEGSATKPLTEPHPAAEPKTQQKLPQATNKSQLPKMQSQISSQPRSHCSVIQRPVKRRRELEADSSAKKGPSCGLEPVVAPSTKPWPVFTIAGSSPAKTAKPPPEVHSSASLRRPRKLQARTVIQQCSQAKVKIKPALDGADAQWAEIQEGIVVYVCFLHGATEDVTCEMANSLMTTKFFRKDSGHTVSILDLPGSVLLIPQDSLLGEPVSKRRMQFKGGCELWWGAQLFSNLVSACKEFMSGSAKCTKAGVKVEQGVYGQKQEIALNSLEPLTILLEF, encoded by the exons ATGCCTTGTTTTGACTTCCTGGATAAAGTGGAGCTTTTTGTGCGGACGGGAACGTTTCCTGTAGACGCATCAAAAAGCTCAAAGAAAGTGACCAGAGCTGCCAGCAAACGCTTCATCTATAAAG ATGGCAGTCTGTGGCGAACTTATCGAGGTCGCCTCCTCAGGGTGGTCAGGAGCGACGAGGAAGTGAGGGAGATCCTGACTcgttaccatgacaacaacaaccacGCCGGCCGGGTTCGAGCAGTAAAGGAGATAATG CTGATGTATTACTGGGTCGGAGTGACGGAGGCGGTGAAGACCTGGATCAAAGCTTGTGCTGTTTGTCAGAGCCGATGTCCCGCCGAGCCCCCCGATCCGCCCGTCCAGTTCTGCCTGGCTTACGGCTGCGACTCCTCCAGCTACGTTTACCCCGAGCTCAGCTTCCACAG GTTTCCAAAGGAGGCAGAGCGGCGGCGGAGGTGGCTAGCGGTGGCTCAGAGGGACGAAGGCTCGCTGCGCATCAATTCCTGCCTCTGCTCCCGACACTTCGAGCCGTCCTGCTTCACGCTGACGGAGGAGGGTCAGCTGACTCTGACGTCAGACGCTGTACCCACCATCATCCCTGTGACAGCGCAGGACGAG GTACGTGTCCCATCAGACGAGGACTTCCTTCATTCCAACACTCTTGAAGACCTCCTCTCCTCGGCAGCAGCAGCTGCCGCAGAAACCACAGAGCCGTCTGAACCGCCCTTCGATCACTCTGAAACACCCGTGGAACTGCAGGAACACCAGTACTGCCTCCCGGCTACCGATTCAGACTCCAGGACGATCCAGACAGTGAAGGAGGACAAGAGGAGGAAGACTGTCATCGAGCCGAGCTTCGCGGCTTACAACCAGATCGCCAG GTATCTGAGCCACAGGATCTTACCGATGCAAAGCAAGAAAAGCAGAGGTGCTCTGAAGAGGATGGCCAAGCGCTTTGGACTGATAG ATGGAGTGCTGATGTACACGCGAGTCTCTCCACCTCTCAGGGTGCCACGCAGCAGAGACGAG GTAAACTCCATCCTGCAGCAGTTCCACGACAACCAGGGTCACTACGGTCAGGGAATCTGCCAGCGTGAGATCAGTAAGCACTTCTACTGGAGCAGCATGACCCGAGACCTGGCCCGCTGGATCTCCAGCTGCCACATCTGCCTCAACAGGACCAAGAGGAAATGGCTCCGCTGCAGCGTCTACAACTGCACCAACTGCTGCGGGCCGGTGGAGAGAGGCCTGGGCCTGACCTTCCATAA GTTTCCTCTTCACAACGCGACGCTGCTCGCTCAGTGGTTGAAGGTTGTCGGCCGTCACAACTGGCATCCTCGGCTCCGCTCGTCCGTGTGTTCGACCCATTTCACGGAGGACTGCTTCGACCGCAGCGGGGATAAGGTCACCATCCACCCGGACGCTGTGCCGTCACTCCTGGTCCACAGCGACTCAGCG actCAGTCCAGAGGTCCAAACCAGCCCGCTGTGGTGGAGGAG GCCTATTTCGCCAAGTACGACGCTGTGGAGCTCTACCTCAGCAAACGCAAATATCCTCCTGGACTGAGCTACGTAGAGAAGAACACGTTCAGGAGGTTCTGCAAGAAGTTTGCAATCAAAG ACGACAAGCTCCACATGATGCGGGGAGATCGGGTGCGTTTGGTTCTGAGGAGCAGACAGCAGGTCGAAACCGCCCTGATGGACTATCACAACGAGCTGAACCACCTTGATGTCAACAAGTGTCTCAGACTGCTCAATGAGAG GTACTTCTGGAAAACCATGAGACCTGACGTGGTTCAGTGGATCAACAGCTGCTCGCAGtgcagcaggaggaagaggaagaaaccaAACGACCAAACGGAAGCGGGAGGGTCAGAGGAGGCGCTGGGATCACCACAGATACACCATTACGTCGACag TGAGAGGgacgatgatgatgacgacgacgacgacgatgatgatgacaaagatGAGAACGATggcggtgatgatgatgaaggcgGAGGGAGTGACGGTGACACAGAGAGGCAGCCGGCGATGAATTCAGAGGACAGAGTG GAGAAACCTTTGTCCCCCCAGCCTGTAACTCCCATTAACCCCGAGCCCAGAATTCCCATCCTCCTTCATCTAAGAACTCCCATCAACCTGCAACCCAGAACTCCGAACAACTCCTTTGTGACCAGGATCTGGTCTGTCAATAGAGTCAACCCTCCACAGTCTGAAGTCCAGACGCAGACAAACAGCTCAAAAGTTCAGCCACAGATCCAAAGCGGCATCCGGGTTCAGGTGAAACCTCAGCCGGAGGAGCAGAAACAACCTCAGGAGCAGGAGGAAACGAGCTGCTCTCAGATTCAGCCTGAGGGGCTGGAGGGCAGCGCCACCAAACCTCTCACCGAACCGCATCCTGCAGCTGAGcccaaaacacagcagaaactTCCACAAGCCACAAACAAGTCTCAGCTTCCAAAGATGCAGTCGCAAATATCGTCACAACCCCGGAGCCATTGCAGCGTCATTCAGCGGCcggtgaagaggaggagggagctgGAGGCAGACTCTTCGGCTAAGAAGGGCCCCAGCTGTGGCCTGGAGCCTGTGGTGGCCCCGAGCACCAAACCCTGGCCCGTCTTCACCATCGCTGGCTCTTCTCCGGCAAAGACAGCCAAACCCCCTCCTGAGGTGCACAG CTCTGCTTCCTTGCGGAGGCCCAGGAAGCTGCAGGCCCGGACGGTCATCCAGCAGTGCAGTCAAGCCAAGGTCAAGATCAAACCAGCGCTGGACGGGGCCGACGCTCAGTGGGCCGAG ATCCAGGAGGGAATTGTTGTGTATGTTTGCTTCCTCCACGGAGCCACTGAGGATGTCACATGTGAAATGG CCAACAGTCTGATGACCACGAAATTTTTCCGAAAAGACTCCGGACACACTGTGTCCATCCTCGACCTTCCCGGGAGCGTTTTATTAATCCCCCAGGACTCCCTGCTCGGGGAGCCGGTTTCCAAGAGACGGATGCAGTTCAAGGGTGGCTGTGAGCTGTGGTGGGGCGCCCAGCTCTTCTCGAACCTGGTGTCCGCCTGCAAGGAGTTCATGTCCGGCTCGGCGAAGTGCACCAAGGCGGGCGTGAAGGTGGAGCAGGGAGTCTACGGCCAGAAACAAGAGATCGCCCTCAACTCGCTGGAACCGCTGACAATCCTGCTGGAGTTCTGA
- the LOC122997848 gene encoding uncharacterized protein LOC122997848, translating into MEELPQLPPELWVYVFSFLSTEERHGVRSCCRSLKELIDHPPLWREHTVLLSNLRRYTYGFWDTLNRRRLTRVAVRHLRRKEWRRLVTFLPSLTAVVFVDGGRQYKQKYLDNLARFPELKDLGVRNATWDEPMLSPGLTEQLRDRLTHLSVCNVRLPCTVQFIRAVSHLVNLRHLLFHQQGEGYGLDTVRPVPREVFHHLLLNLKKLRHLSWGMRGEPREPLPDDYMSPPDPEQPGTYGGPALTSLELVDYPETILPENALRSLTSLRSLTVRYRYIREGLECRLGSWLSPLNQLETLTIIGGNSLAAYTTTIPSSVTRLTLRVAITLKDMDSIAPKVPALEHLDIEQNRSSGSLCRRIPMLFPQLRTLRIRFFRREPEKDLLSLHRLRHLVQLELLVERSFILRDYLNGHPWPSPGVQELINQLRELSENRINVITTMRQRNPLRECDCVWEGD; encoded by the exons ATGGAGGAGCTGCCGCAGCTGCCGCCTGAACTTTGGGTTTATGTGTTCAGCTTCCTGAGCACCGAGGAGCGGCACGGGGTCCGCAGCTGCTGCCGCTCCCTGAAGGAGCTCATCGACCATCCGCCTCTGTGGAGGGAGCACACGGTGCTGCTGTCCAACCTCCGCCGCTACACCTACGGCTTCTGGGACACGCTGAACCGCCGCAGGCTGACCCGGGTAGCGGTGCGGCACCTGCGGCGCAAAGAGTGGCGGCGGCTCGTTACGTTCCTGCCGTCGCTCACCGCAGTCGTGTTCGTGGACGGCGGCCGGCAGTATAAGCAGAAGTACCTGGACAACCTTGCGCGGTTCCCCGAGCTGAAGGACCTCGGGGTGCGGAACGCCACCTGGGACGAGCCCATGCTAAGTCCGGGTCTGACCGAGCAGCTGCGGGACCGGTTGACGCACCTGAGCGTGTGTAACGTGCGGCTGCCGTGCACGGTGCAGTTCATCCGCGCCGTGTCGCACCTGGTCAACCTGCGGCACCTGCTCTTCCATCAGCAGGGGGAGGGCTACGGGCTGGACACGGTGCGGCCGGTGCCCCGAGAGGTTTTCCACCACCTGCTGCTGAACCTGAAGAAGCTCAGACACCTGTCCTGGGGGATGAGGGGGGAGCCGCGGGAACCGCTGCCCGACGACTACATGAGCCCCCCGGACCCGGAGCAGCCAG GAACGTACGGCGGCCCAGCGCTGACCAGTCTGGAGCTGGTGGATTACCCAGAAACCATCCTGCCCGAGAACGCTCTGAGGAGCCTGACCTCGCTCAGGTCGCTCACCGTCCGCTACAGGTACATCAGAGAGGGTCTGGAGTGTCGCCTCGGGTCCTGGCTGAGTCCTCTGAACCAGCTGGAAACTCTCACCATCAtcg GTGGAAACTCTCTCGCTGCGTACACGACCACCATCCCGTCCAGTGTGACCAGGCTGACGCTGCGTGTCGCCATCACACTGAAGGACATGGACTCCATCGCGCCTAAAGTCCCGGCGCTCGAGCACCTGGACATCGAGCAGAACCGCTCCAGCGGCAGCCTCTGCAGACGAATCCCCATGTTGTTTCCTCAACTCAGGACGCTCAGGATACG CTTTTTCCGTCGGGAGCCGGAGAAAGACCTGCTAAGCCTCCACCGGCTGCGTCACCTGGTGCagctggagctgctggtggagCGTTCGTTCATCCTGAGGGACTACCTGAACGGTCACCCCTGGCCCAGCCCCGGCGTTCAGGAGCTGATCAACCAGCTGCGAGAGCTGTCCGAAAACAGAATCAACGTCATCACTACGATGCGCCAGAGAAACCCGCTACGAGAGTGTGACTGCGTGTGGGAGGGGgactga
- the yipf6 gene encoding protein YIPF6: protein MAAAEEASRPFAGLSDVSISEDIPVEGDIAVPIGSSRRDDEFSTLDEPVKETILRDLRAVGNKFVHVLYPQRSSALLRDWDLWGPLLLCVTLALLLQGGAADSDEQGGPQFAEVFVIIWFGSIIITLNSKLLGGTISFFQSLCVLGYCIMPLTVAMAVCRIVLIGGSGTVSFAVRLAVVIASFSWSTFASTAFLADSQPPNRKALVVYPVFLFYFVIGWMVLTFSPSQ, encoded by the exons ATGGCAGCAGCGGAGGAGGCCAGCAGGCCGTTCGCCGGGCTGTCGGACGTCTCCATCTCGGAGGACATCCCGGTGGAGGGGGACATCGCCGTGCCCATCGGCTCATCTCGGCGGGACGATGAGTTCTCCACGCTGGACGAGCCGGTGAAGGAGACCATCCTGCGGGACCTGCGGGCGGTGGGGAACAAGTTCGTCCACGTACTGTACCCGCAGCGCAGCTCGGCGCTGCTGCGGGACTGGGACCTGTGGGGCCCGCTGCTGCTGTGCGTGACGCTGGCGCTACTGCTGCAGGGCGGCGCGGCAGACAGCGACGAGCAGGGTGGCCCGCAGTTCGCCGAG GTCTTCGTCATCATCTGGTTCGGctccatcatcatcaccctCAACTCTAAACTGCTGGGCGGCACCATCTCGTTCTTCCAGAGCCTGTGCGTGTTGGGATACTGCATCATGCCTCTGACGGTGGCCATGGCCGTGTGCCGGATCGTCCTGATCGGCGGCTCGGGCACGGTCAGCTTCGCCGTGCGGCTGGCGGTGGTCATCGCGTCCTTCAGCTGGTCCACCTTCGCCTCCACGGCCTTCCTCGCCGACAGCCAGCCGCCCAACCGCAAGGCGCTGGTGGTGTACCCGGTGTTCCTCTTCTACTTTGTGATCGGCTGGATGGTCCTGACGTTCTCGCCGTCGCagtag
- the LOC122997847 gene encoding E3 ubiquitin/ISG15 ligase TRIM25-like yields MAQKGDQLDRETISCSICLDLLKDPVTIPCGHSYCMSCIKIFWDGEDERKIYSCPQCRQTFTPRPVLMKTTMFAALVEQLKKTGLQAAPADHCYAGPEDVACDVCTGRKLKALKSCLVCLVSYCENHLQPHFESSKFKKHKLVDPSENLQENICSRHDEVMKMFCRTDQQSICYLCSVDEHKGHDTVSAAAERTERQRKIEVSRQQIQQRIQDREKDVKLLQQDMNAVNRSANKAVKDSGKIFTELICLIQKRSSDVKQQIRSQQETEVSRVKELQEKLEQEITELKRKDAELKQLSHTEDHIQFLHNYPSLSQLSASTDSSSINIRPLRYFEDVTAAVSELRHQLQDILREKWTNITLTVTEVDVLLPQPEPKTRAGFLKYSREITLDPNTANTLLLLSDGNRKAELTRQQQSYSRHPDRFTVCGEVLSRESLTGRCYWEVEWRGRVVGVAVAYKNISRAGDLNKCIFGLNDKSWMLRCDTNSYEFWFNSISTRVSGPGSSRVGVYLDHSAGILSFYRVSETMTLLHRVQTTFTQPLYAGLRPYNYGDTIELCKLK; encoded by the coding sequence ATGGCACAGAAAGGAGATCAGCTGGACCGAGAAACAATCAgctgttcgatctgtctggatctactgaaggatccggtgactattccctgtggacacagctactgcatgagctgtattaaaatcttctgggatggagaggatgagaggaagatctacagctgccctcagtgcagacagaccttcacaccgaggcctgtcctgatGAAAACCACCATGTTTGcagctttagtggagcagctgaagaagactggactccaagctgctcctgctgatcactgctatgctggacctgaagatgtggcctgtgatgtctgcactgggaggaagctcaaagccctcaagtcctgtctggtTTGTCTCGTCTCTTACTGTGAGAATCACCTTCAGCCTCACTTTGAGtcaagtaaatttaaaaaacacaagctggtcgacccctcggAGAAtctccaggagaacatctgctctcgtcatgatgaggtgatgaagatgttctgccgtactgatcagcagagtatctgttatctctgctctgtggatgaacataaaggccacgacacagtctcagctgcagcagaaaggactgagaggcagagaaagatcgaggtgagtcgacaacaaatccagcagagaatccaggacagagagaaagatgtgaagctgcttcaacaggacaTGAATGCTGTCAATCGCTCTGCTAATAAAGCAGTGAAGGACAGTGggaagatcttcactgagctgatctgtctcatccagaaaagaagctctgatgtgaagcagcagatcagatcccagcaggaaactgaagtgagtcgagtcaaagagcttcaggagaagctggagcaggagatcactgagctgaagaggaaagatgctgaactgaagcagctctcacacacagaggatcacatccagtttctacacaactacccctcactgtcacaactcagtgcatctacagactcatccagcatcaatatccgtcctctgagatactttgaggatgtgacagcagctgtgtcagagctcagacatcaactacaggacatcctgagggagaaatggacaaacatcacactgacagtgactgaagtggacgttttactgccacaaccagaacccaagaccagagctggattcttaaaatattcacgtgaaatcacactggatccaaacacagcaaacacactgcTGTTATTATCTGATGGGAACAGGAAAGCAGAGCTAACGAGACAACAACAGTCTTATTCtcgtcacccagacagattcactgtaTGTGGTgaggtcctgagtagagagagtctgactggacgttgttactgggaggtggagtggagagggagagTAGTTGgtgtagcagtcgcatacaagaatatcagcagagcaggagacttgaataaatgtatatttgGGCTCAATGACAAATCTTGGATGTTACGTTGTGACACTAACAGTTATGAATTTTGGTTCAACAGTATCTCAACTCGCgtctcaggtcctggttcctccagagtaggagtgtacctggatcacagtgcaggtattctgtccttctacagagtctctgaaaccatgactctcctccacagagtccagaccacattcactcagcctctctatgctggacttcGGCCTTATAATTATGGCGACACAATTGAGttgtgtaaactcaaatag
- the LOC122997850 gene encoding D-aminoacyl-tRNA deacylase 2-like, which translates to MLLCFCSQIDRGMVIYVCFFKGATDDILPKMVSTLLNLRLCESDSGKMVLLLELPGSLLIVPQATLGEKAKGEAMQYHNNICKEDGLRLYSTFVSLCEKEMTAAAASAGTVKHGTYGNRQVLKLDTNGPYTHLMEF; encoded by the exons atgttgttgtgtttctgctctcAGATCGACAGAGGAATGGTGATCTACGTCTGCTTCTTTAAAGGAGCGACAGACGACATACTGCCCAAGATGG TGTCCACACTGTTGAACCTGCGGCTGTGTGAGTCCGATTCGGGGAAGATGGTTTTGTTGTTGGAGCTTCCCGGCAGCCTGCTGATCGTCCCTCAGGCGACGCTGGGCGAGAAGGCCAAAGGCGAGGCCATGCAGTACCACAACAACATCTGCAAAGAGGACGGACTGCGGCTCTACAGCACCTTCGTCTCTCTGTGCGAGAAGGAGATGACGGCAGCCGCCGCTTCAGCCGGGACGGTGAAACACGGGACGTATGGAAACAGACAAGTGCTGAAGCTCGACACCAACGGACCTTACACACATCTGATGGAGTTCTGA
- the LOC122997853 gene encoding tripartite motif-containing protein 16-like yields MAQRGVQLDRETISCSICLDLPKDPVTIPCGHSYCMNCIKGFWDGEDQRKIYSCPQCRLTFTPRPVLMKNTMLATLVEQLKKTGLQAAPAYHCYAGPEDVACDVCTGRKLKALKSCLQCLVSYCEKHLQPHFESSKFKKHKLVDPSDKLQENICSRHDEVMKIFCRTDQQSICYLCSVEEHKGHNTVSAAAERTERQRKIEVSRQNIQQRIQDREKDVKLLQQEVEAVSRSADKAVKDSEKIFTELIRLIQKRSSDVKQQIRSQQETEVSRVKELQEKLEQEITELKRKDTELKQLSHTEDHIQFLHNYLSLSQLSASTDSSSINIRPLSYFEDVTAAVSELRDKLQDILREKWTNISLTGTEMDVLLSEAEPKTRAGFLKYSYNITLDPNTANTYLLLSEGNRKAEQMRQQQSYSRHPDRFTDYPQVLSRESLTGRCYWEVEWRGRVHIAVAYKNISRTRVSYQSAFGLNDKSWMLDCDTKSYTFWFNGISTRVSGPRSSRVGVYLDHRAGILSFYSVSETMTLLHRVQTTFTQPLYAGLRPYNYGVTAELCKLK; encoded by the coding sequence ATGGCGCAGAGAGGAGTTCAACTGGACCGAGAAACAATCAgctgttcgatctgtctggatctaccgaaggatccggtgactattccctgtggacacagctactgcatgaactgtattaaaggcttctgggatggagaggatcagaggaagatatacagctgccctcagtgcagactGACCTTCACACCAAGGCCTGTCCtgatgaaaaacaccatgttagcaactttagtggagcagctgaagaagactggactccaagctgctcctgcttatcactgctatgctggacctgaagatgtggcctgtgatgtctgcactgggaggaagctgaaagccctcaagtcctgtctgCAGTGTCTTGTTTCTTACTGCGAGAAACACCTTCAGCCTCACTTTGAAtcaagtaaatttaaaaaacacaagctggtcgacccctcggataagctccaggagaacatctgctctcgtcatgatgaggtgatgaagatattctgccgtactgatcagcagagtatctgttatctctgctctgtggaggaacataaaggccacaacacagtctcagctgcagcagaaaggactgagaggcagagaaagatcgaggtgagtcgacaaaacatccagcagagaatccaggacagagagaaagatgtgaagctgcttcaacaggaggtggaggccgtcagtcgctctgctgataaagcagtgaaggacagtgagaagatcttcactgagctgatccgtctcatccagaaaagaagctctgatgtgaagcagcagatcagatcccagcaggaaactgaagtgagtcgagtcaaagagcttcaggagaagctggagcaggagatcactgagctgaagaggaaagacactgaactgaagcagctttcacacacagaggatcacatccagtttctacacaactacctctcactgtcacaactcagtgcatctacagactcatccagcatcaatatccgtcctctgagctactttgaggatgtgacagcagctgtgtcagagctcagagataaactacaggacatcctgagggagaaatggacaaacatctcactgacagggACTGAAAtggacgttttactgtcagaagcagaacccaagaccagagctggattcttaaaatattcatataatatcacactggatccaaacacagcaaacacatatcttttattatctgaggggaacagaaaagcagaacaaaTGAGACAACAACAGTCTTATTCtcgtcacccagacagattcactgatTATCctcaggtcctgagtagagagagtctgactggacgttgttactgggaggtggagtggagagggagagTTCATatagcagtcgcatacaagaatatcagcagaacTAGAGTCTCGTATCAAAGTGCATTTGGACTCAATGACAAATCTTGGATGTTAGACTGTGACACTAAGAGTTATACATTTTGGTTCAACGGTATCTCAACTCGTGTCTCAGGTCCTCggtcctccagagtaggagtgtacctggatcacagagcaggtattctgtccttctacagtgtctctgaaaccatgactctcctccacagagtccagaccacattcactcagcctctctatgctggacttcGGCCTTATAATTATGGAGTCACAGCTGAGttgtgtaaactcaaatag